ATCCAGAAGGAGTGGAGGGTGCCCGAGGCAACCAAGGAGTTGGACTCCCTTGGAGACGTCTCCGGCATGCTCATCGATGACTACTACaacaacatgaagaagaagatcacCGACGACGGACACAAGCACTGGGCCACCCTACCTCTGTCCATGAGGCACATCGAGTATGCGGCAAAGGACGCCTACGCAGCATACGAGATATGGAACCGCATCACCCTCACCCAGGACGGGCTTCGCCGTGCAAAGCTGGAGAAGGAGGAGCCCCCAAGAAGCGCGCCAGGAGCAGCTGGGGATGGGGAGACGCTACctggtgaagaagaagatggttcCGGCCAAAGCGCCAACAATGCCAGCGTCGTTTTAGAATTATCATCAAATTTGCTTTATGTTGTTTGCTTATGTATCGTTAGTTTGCTTGTGATCATTTGCTTTtgctgaacttagtttgcttgccATGCAGAATCGCTTGTAATGATGAACTTTGATTATGCTAGATTGTTTTCTGTCGAAATTAGTTTGCTGATGATGAACTTGTCGTACAGAATGCCTGTGATAATTTGTTTTCTGTTGTTTGCTTATGTATCGTTAGATTCGAGCAGTGCACAAAACGAAATAAGATGCAGTGTGCAAATAGGACGCATGCAGTGCAAGTTGTGTACCAATGCAGTACAGACTCTGTCGACTGAAGTTTACACATACCCAACAAAGCAGTGCACGCCTCTAAATTTGAAAAAATGAATACATaagagaaaaaacacaaaaagaaaaacGATCTGTATATGTAGTGCGGAAATATATGAACGTGCAGTACAGAAACATAATCAATGCAGTACACGTATGATTTACTAAGCAGTGCACTCCCCTACATTGGAAAAAAGATTACATAAGAGCAAAAACACGAAAACAAAAATGAGAACTGTGCATGTAGTACGGACTGCGTGCACATGTAGTACAGAACCCTGATCAATGCAATGGATGGATGATTTACTAAGCAGTGCACGCCCCTAAATTTGAAAAAACGAATACATaagagaaaaaacacaaaaagaaaaatgCGATCTATATATGTAGTGTGGAAATATATGAACGTGTAGTACAGAAACATAATCAATGCAGTACACGTATGATTTACTAAGCAGTGCACTCCCCTACATTGGAAAAAGATTACATAAGAGCAAAAACACGAAAACAATAATGAGAAATGTGCATGTAGTATGGACTGCGTGCACATGTAGTACAGAACCCTGATCAATGCAGTGCATGGATGATTTACTAAGCAGTGCACGCCCCTACATTGAAAAAAATACATGACAGAAAATACAAAGAAAAAATTGACCACCCAGGTGCAGCCGGCCCAAGCCAGTCTCGTAGTAGATCTACGCCCACAGCAGGCGAGTCGTTCTGAGCCACGATGCATGGGGCCGGGCTCACATGGGCCCACAGGTCATAGAGCATAGAGCAGCGAGCGCCGTGTATAAGTGCCCAAATAAGTAACCAGAGGAGTTTGACACGGTTGCCTCGCCAACGCTTATAAACAGGTCGGGCGCGCCTTccgcgggcgaggtgggactaaacattaggCCGCACACAACGCACCGGGAACCAACCGTACTCACAGGCCAACTTGGGCCCAATGCGTCTTCACTCCCCGAACACAGGCCCAACACACAAAAGAGAGAccactaaaaataaaaaaaatcccaCATACCATACACAAACGCAGGCCCAACCACGCGTTCCGCAGTTCGTCTTGATATGACAATGCAGTTCGCTATGTTGAACTAAGCAGTCCTCTTGGTACTCAAATGTATACGCAGACACTGAATCAGAACCAAGCCACCACCTAACACCAACCACAAACATTTATTACTTTCGTTCCTCGATTGGTTGCATAAAAACGTATCCATTCGTGCTCCAGACTAACAAAACTCCTCCCCCCGTTCCTCTTTTTCTTCAAATCGTAGATCTAGGGTTCATCCCATCCCTAGCTCTTCTCTGGAATTCCACTGAACCCGCCATGGACTATAAGTGCGGGTGTTTGGCAAGGATGGCGCCGGTAGCGGACACATGCGTGTACGCAGAAGGTCTAGAGCTCACCAACATCGAGTGGCGCAGCATGCTCGGGTGCCTGATGATACCCAATAGGGGGTTTCGGGCGCCATTTCTTCATCACCTCACAACCGCAGATCTACAGGAAAGTTGGGTATGTTTTTCCCCTCACAATTTTGGACATAATCTAGCCTGCAAATCCACATCTGAATATATATTTCAATCAATTTGTTCAGTAGTGTCAACAAAATACAAAACATAATTTGTATTGTTGTTCAGATTTGTTAGCTATTAAGACTAGATGCTTCCACCTATTTTTCTTCAGTACCACACCAGGAATCGACACTAGTTAGATCAGAATCCCAACACAAGAACAAAAAAAGGGTCAGTAGATCAGCGTTGCAGTTCTCTTAACATGCTGGCGAAGTACACTGTAACTGACCTTGCAGTACAAGCATGTTGCAGTATAATATATATCCTAGTAAAACTAGAGGTCAATTCCGTATATAAGTTTTTTCATACATTGCAACTACTTTAGAAAATAGCAGTCATATATATGTAAGTATTTAAGTCAACATAAACAGATCATCCTAAGTATAAAGAAAAACTTTTGCTGTTTACTTATAAAATTCTTTTTCCACCCATTCCAATATGCACAAACTGCCATCCACAATAAATTTTCCTGCTCCGAGTTCAGGGAAGGTTACTTTGGAGACACAACACAAGAATGGGTATGCAGACATGCAAGCTGACTACCACATCGACTCTAAAGACTGCATCAACATAACTACTGGTTGGAAAGATTTTGTCTCCCAGAATGGCTTTGAGGTCGGAGAAGTGGCCATGGTGTTTTTGTACAAAGAAGAAGACTCCCTCAAGTTTACAATATCTGCACTCTAGGCTATCTAATATGAAGCAACCAATATTTCTAATGCTTTGCTTATGATGTATGCTTTTAAAATTGTGTCCATCAGATACTTTGAACAATGCCTATTTAAAGTATGCAACCTCAACTGCATCATTTTATCATCCTTTTTAGACAAATTGCTGTTGGCAGTAATGCAGTTCTCTCAAACACATAGTGTGGTACTAATAATAAAAAAAGTAGTCCTCTGAAAAGTAACAAGGAAATGCGAATGGTCGAAACTTTGCAGTTAACATATGATGTTCAAAAACAATTCTCATAGTATGCAGTTCAAAAAAATCCTTATAATAACTATTCAGCTAACACAAGCATATAATGGACCATCCATTCTAATAGCAGAATAGAACATTAACCACACTGCTAATGCAGTACGGAAGTGCATATTATGCAGTCCTCTAGAACACAGAATTCAGTTTAAGAAAACAGAAATCTCATAAGCTGCCATAACCACTGTAATGCAGCTACAACGAAGTACACTACTAACGAAAATGCAGTGCACTACAACGTATGCCACAACTACAACAAATAAAATTAAAGCACTAGAACTCCAGACATGTGGTAGACTAACAGAGGTGTCAATTTCACTCGCACTTCCATAACTCGCCTAAAAATTGTCCAACCACAAAACTATCGAAAAATACCCCCCGCAAAAAGTTACATGGAAGTCACGGCAACTGGACAAACAGCATCAGCTTTCATTTAAAAAATGCAATTCAAAAAATGACAATTATACCCGCAATACAATGAATTCAAACCTATACCAACAGTAATTACAATATTCAAACACACATGGACGCGCAAAATCCAAAAAATCAAGAAGAACAGAGGAGCGGACGAAGCTCACCCGCCCGCACAATCAAATTAACAGGAATTGAAAACTAACTCCTACTAATTAACAAATTATAAAGTGAACGGACCGATTAAAAATAATGCAATCAAAGAATTCCTACTAAAAACAACATTCGAGCACACAAAAATCGCATCTGAAGCGAACACGGACAAACAGAGAAAGCTCGCCCGCCAAATCCCTCGATTTGCAAGCACTGTAGTAGATTTTCCTGTAAATTAGAAAGAATAAAGGTAAAATGAGATACAGAGACAAACTAAATCATCCCGCAACACCCGATTCCACACAGAAAACGCGGGCGGAACACCAGAAAATGAAGCAGTTCTCCCGTGAAGCATTGCAGTGCCCAACGTAAAGATGATGCAGTTCGCTTCTGTTCAGAGTAcagtgcggaagtgttatcagaataACTATTCTGCTAATATATATGTAAGATTAAAGAGGAGTTGGATATCTTCATACCTCATATTTCTCTTCATAAGCTGGACTAACCCGGACTCCATGTCCCGGCTTGTGTGAAGGCGGCTCAAATAGCCCGCGTACACATCACCTGCACTAAATGAAGAATAGCTATCTAGATCCAATTTGGCCTTGCCTTTGTCCAATGAAGGTTATTCTTCTTTGGTATTATGCTTGGTGAGAATAGTGGAGGCTTCTGGCGCTGTATAAGCCGTCCCGGTGATAGTAACATCATCAGAGTTCTTCTCAGGAGGGATCTCTTAAGTTGATTGAGTAGGAGAGGTAGGCTTAGGACTTGGCGGGTCATGGATGGTTGCCAGCTTAACCTCAGTATCCATAGGCTCAAGGGTTGTAGTGTCAGTGTGGAGGCGGGTTATCTTGCTGGTTAATAGGATCTTCATGATTCTGAATCGGGACCTCAGGGGTCTCTAGCATCTGCTTTTCCGGATCAGACGTCTCGGGGGCCTTGGAACAGCCGCCCAACTTTTGTTTTTACTCGCCTTCGCTTTGCCCCTGTGACAGGAATAAAAGAGTTTATGAGTATATAGCCACAAAGTTTTTATCAACAAATGAAAAGACTTACCCTTGGGCAACAACGAAGGCAGGAAGCTGTGTTCCAGTTGAGTCGCCGGATGATGGTGGCATTCCCTGATAACTTGAATCAGAAGGATTAAGAGGTGGATGCATGAGACCAGCTTTCGGAAGGGATAAGGTTGGGCTATGAGGCACCTTGTTGCGATGTTTCCGAGGAGCCGGTGTGTTTGATAAGCCGGCTACAAGGTCTTCAGTGCCACCGCTCCGGCTCAGGCGCCTTGATTTGTgatgctgcttcttcaaaagaaagtcgGGGTCCAAATGatcaagagggtgagaaaatcttacttttcgGATGACCTGCCGTGTTTTCTTTCTTGGCAAACATTCCGAGTCGGAGGAGATCGGAATTAGCTCTGCTGCATTGGCATGGCTTGTCTCCTCTTCTTCCTGAGAGGAGTCAACATCAATAAGTTGCATAAAGAAAAGAccaagggagtcaagttctacTTCCGACTCATCTAGCTCAAGAAGTTCTTCTACTGTTTGCTTCTTACGGCGGCCCGTAGCACGAGTCTTTGCTTTAGGATTTTTAGCGGGCGGGGCGGCTTGCAGTTTCTTCTTCCAGAAGGGAGAGTCAGCCTGTATATACAAGAGCAATAAGTTAAAATGATGTGAAAATGCAAGAGATAGACAAACATGATAAAGATTTGTTCAAAATACTTACAGGAGGATCCAGGTTAAGAGTGCAGAACGGGTTCAGTCCCACTTTGCTGCAGTTCTCTAAAGATTCCCCAAGCAGCGTCTTAACTGAGTCGTTGATTTCTTTAGCAGTTAAGCATGTTTGGTTGTAACGCTGTTGATCCTTGTATCACCAGTATACTGGCACATTAAGCTGGGGCGCCGGCTTAGTGGTAAAATCCTCCATGCGACCCAGCAGCGGACTAGATTAACTCCAGTTAAGCCATTGGCTAGTAGAGCCCTTATCTTCGAAAATGTGGAGCCGTACTGGGCGCGCTCTCAGCAGTCAATCGACCTGGAAGCATGCCGCTGGTGGTGAGCCGGtaagggcggtaacccggcaaggGATTTTCTCTAGTCGGGGAGGTGTCCTTGCAATAGAACCAGGTATAGTTCTAGTCTTTGGGATGACTGGGCAGTGCGGCTGAGTGAAAAGTTACATCTCTCCGCCTCTGGATGGAAACACCTCCAAGCTCAAGCCTGGGCCCATCTGATATTTCGGTCTGGCGGTTGATATAAAAATAATCTCGGAAGTGGTCAAAGTGGGATCTTCttgaaggtacacctcacagaatactTTAAAGTTCCATATGTTGGAGACGGAGTTGGGGCCAATGTCTTGAGGATGAATATTATAGAAGTGCAGAACGTCTCGGAAGAATTGTGATCCATGCGGTGAGAAGCCCTGGAGGAGGTGGTCCGTGAAAACCATAACTTCACCCTCTCCGGGTTGAGGGGGAGATTTGGAACCAGGAACCCGCCAGTGGATGACCTCCTTAGCAGGTAAGACCCCCATGGCCACATAATCATTGAGTGTGCCCTCTGAGACTTTGGAAGCAATCCAGTCACAAGTGGTGGGAGTCTTAGTCATTATTGCCCGGGTTAAAAAAGAGTCGTGACCAAGGAGTAAAGATATGGCGGGTTAATATTACAATGCTAACCGCCTAAAGTGATTGCAATGATATTTCAGCAGCAGCAAGTCGTTTATGGTTACAAGATTATTATGACGAATCATGGAGATATTATAAGCCGCCCTAGTCAAAAGGGTAAGGCAACTCTCAGTTTGATTGAGGTATATCAGGTTAAATTGTGACAACCTAAGACGACAGCATGCTGGCGGGTTATAAGTTAATTGTTAAGCCGCCCATAAAGTGATGGGCGGGTCAATTGTTTATGGATCTAAAGTTGCGGAATTTTGCTGAGTGCGGGATAAACAGATCTCACAATTTGCAGCTATGTCTTCGGATCTACGGCAGCTCAAAAAAGGAGAATAAACACTAAACCTAACACGCGGCAGTGAAAGAACTAACATATTGTATATTGATTCTGAGGAAAAAAGGGATCTATCCAAGATGCAAACTAAGGATTGAAACTGCTACCACCCTGGCCCTACCTTGTTTTTGGATTGAAATACCATTTCTAAACAGGGGATAGATGAACTTGGATGAACCTGGATGAACAACGATGAACGATATGAACTTGAGTACCTAATGTGGATCTGGGAAAGAAGAAGAATAGTACCTGATGGTGTTGATGAAGAGCGGAGGAGTGATGTAGATCTCTGGTCCGAataggtcgatgcagcggccttgaTGGAGTGGTCGGAGAGGATCGACTGGCGCGGCGGAGCTTCGGTCGCAGCTGAggtcgcgaggaagaagaagaggcagAGGCGATGGGGGTAAACAGTGAAAAGGCAGCCCCCCCctgcctatttataagggaaagTGAAACAGTGAAAAGCAGGCCCGAAGATCGAGGAGGTGTTATAATTATCTCAACAAAAGAGGCGCCTTGACTTTTGGAACGGCTGTTTAATGCAAAGATCCGTTGTGACATCATGAAGTTATTTCTGAAATTATGAGGATGGCGTCATCTGGCGGGTTAAGAAGATTTGTTCGAAAGTTAAAACATTTGAGCAGAACCAAAGAAGACTTGCCAACTGGAGagtgaagattgacatgaacatgttcaaatcaatctgggcctaatgttggggatataacacCATGGTGTGACCCACCCAGAAGGGGCTGGGTTACATTGTTGGCGACTCATGAAGAAGGCCTTGATAGGCCTAAGAAGCCAAGATAGGGAACCCAAAGGGCGACTTACATGGAGAGCCAGACGGGGCCCAAGCCCAGAAGATGGCGCGAGACCCGGCAGTGTAAGCCGCCCAATGACAGCTTGCCTAGCAAGGCAATGCGACTTAGAACCAGAGTCGGTTATGTTGTATAACCCGAACTGGACTCTTGTAAGCCCAGGGCCTCGACGTGTGTATATAAAGGCGAAACCCTGCGGCGGGTAAACTCAAGAAACAATCAATCGATAGCTAGGTCAAGCGATttcgctcccttgtaatcgataCTCAAGCAATATTAACGagagcaggagtaggcttttacctcaaccgtgaggggccgaacctgggtaaaccttGTGTCTTTCGTCCCGctcaaccccttcaagctaatcACCAAAgtgatggctccacacctaagtcctttcacaagggcatctgccgtgacaaaaccatgacaccatatctgtacatgctaggctcgtcaagtttaacccaagtattctgcacgTGTAAAAACTGGCTTatacctgttgtatgtgaacttagagtctatcacacccagtcatcacgaggtgcttccaaacaacaaactttggcaacggtgcatactcagggagaacactttcctcttgaaattaagtgaagggatcatcttataatgctaccgtcgttctaagcaaaataagatgctgatacatctccaacgtatctataatttttgattgttccatgctattatattacccgttttggatatttacgggctttactaaacacttttatattattttttgggactaacctatttacCGGAGgctgtgacgccctcgattcaatcgtacactaatcatacacgcaaatgtgtacgatcaagatcaaggactcacgggaagatatcacaacacaactctagacacaaaataaaataatacaagctttatattacaagccatgggcctcgagggctcgaatacataagctcgaaaacacaagagtcagcggaagcaacattatctgagtacagacatgagttaaaaaagtttgccttaagaaggctagcacaaaagcaccatcgatcgaaaaggcaaggcctcctgcctgggagcctcctaactactcctggtcgtcggcggtctccatgtagtagtaggcatcggcggtggcatctggctcctgggctccgacatctggttgcatcaaccggaaagaagaagaaagggggaaaagggggagcaaagcaactgtgagtactcatccaaagtactcgcaagcaaggatctacactacatatgcatcggtatcaatgaaaagggttgtatctatggagtggactgcagaatgccagaagagaaggggaaagcctagcctatcgaagactaccatcttctggaaaccaccatcttgcagcaacaggagggagtagagtagcataaagtaaagtagtagaagtgttatcaacctcggccagagatcctttctcgactccctgcgagaaagcaatcccagagccatactatccatttctcatatccaagtctcatctcaagtatccagttctagttgtatcgatcgggatacaactccaagtgtccattaccgtaggacaggctattgatagatgttttcttccctgcaggggtgcaccaacttacccaccacgctcgattaactccagccggacacactttcctgggtcatgtccggccttgGCCAAACAATACgtcgcaacccgacctaggcttaatagagaggtcagcacgctggactaaacctatgcccccaggggtcatggtccatcgccccgggaactcctacacgttgcgtgggcgaccggtgagcagacctagctacctccttaaaaaaaggcaggagcttaccagtccaacctggcgcgcgccgctcagtcgctaacgtctaataagcttcggctgatgcatacgacgcagaacgcccatacaatgcccacgtgatggttagtgctatcaggccagaggcccctcggatcaaatatccaaatcatagtggattaggagcacgcggtaacaagcagagactcacgaaagatgtgaccccattgccccgtctcgaggacttgcggcaagggctaggaatgcccggccacgcctcgtaattatctcgcgggcaccctccaggtcaacccgtctccacatcactcgcggctACCCCGCAGGGTCGACTCGCCCTTCCAAGTAACAGttgtgtcgggtggtaggtgcgacatatgccaacgggtggcttatcattgtgggagccagtaagacgtcgccggtgcctggaaatgggatgaggcaaagacatgcacgccggcgaatcttacccaggttcggggctcttcgtggagataacacccctagtcctgctctgcggggtctccgcatgatcactagatcgaaaTGAGTAACTACAAACGCTCCTTGAGCTAtcgggttagagggagaagaagggcaaggctagatctccttttctctctatgtggtgtgtgaaattctatgagaccaaccctttgcatgggtcccccggggggtttatataggcctacccccggggggtacaatagtaatccggctgggcgcgggtcccagccgtcagtgtctgggttcgccggcttctccgccggccattggggcccgccgactggtgggtcccgccggctgccggcttcttggtcgacaggccggccccaccgcttgggggtcttgtcggcggcgggttactgttgcctcgcccctgatgacgagggctttgtcgaggtaagcatggctacagcgtagccgccttg
The sequence above is a segment of the Aegilops tauschii subsp. strangulata cultivar AL8/78 chromosome 6, Aet v6.0, whole genome shotgun sequence genome. Coding sequences within it:
- the LOC141025918 gene encoding uncharacterized protein; this encodes MAFADEYKGVEAHGNTKLHVIHTNDKKQMAITLTQYERHLSLQRHKIVGIDLEYNNEPEATQKPALCQLSIGKKHPVLLFQLSTAERCTIFDNFLADPRYTFAGFSIDGDKKRLERVNLEVANFVDIQKEWRVPEATKELDSLGDVSGMLIDDYYNNMKKKITDDGHKHWATLPLSMRHIEYAAKDAYAAYEIWNRITLTQDGLRRAKLEKEEPPRSAPGAAGDGETLPGKVTLETQHKNGYADMQADYHIDSKDCINITTGWKDFVSQNGFEVGEVAMVFLYKEEDSLKFTISAL